The proteins below come from a single Panicum hallii strain FIL2 chromosome 7, PHallii_v3.1, whole genome shotgun sequence genomic window:
- the LOC112899304 gene encoding uncharacterized protein LOC112899304, producing the protein MASPELGGGDGSYDFHLRSLSAASRDSAAAADPASDPNLLQSVRRVCKMCREAKEARDEMVARAFPVMSKLFQRCAAAPTQAVASTGVLLLTILQFFLDFGEAVLHDADGSLKTFFRSCLSREFADPIVAERTLEFLVANKTKILSSFPTLIPQFYPLLLKLIASNGERLEKKFLEVLPLMMSAGSFLPLFLSLMDLPMLVVALEKVERSSGTLIGSSIATIQKSAAPEMLLALMDEAYTGSAIEDSRGNSGSDDSSPLDLADPMFLDLLKDENDGIAAKHWISPTISSTLQVAVNSPQSDRLKQSLEMAPRFLSLYFAIALRDVNDSLLCALIPVVMSRYAAMFPDKVFSFEVRKRLLDFILAAFQRSPDIIAVLKKPITDRLGEAHDNPAKTELALHLCWAIGEHGAGGINCKDVARELFENLELLLYENLATSRLGLSQEPGFDSMGASSRKSSQARLLCFVVTAIAKLATCHSELLPRARVSLAKVARSRTSDRRVWQRACDYLGLINEPAICLSVLGPSTAQGNGPGIVDWCEGGTTMVAHVPFYLLAEQKGPPFHDFSFADLLPAE; encoded by the exons ATGgcttcgccggagctcggcggcggcgacggcagctACGATTTCCACCTCCGCTCGCTGTCCGCAGCTTCACGGGACTCCGCTGCGGCCGCTGACCCCGCCTCCGACCCCAACCTCCTCCAATCC GTAAGAAGGGTGTGCAAGATGTGCCGGGAAGCGAAGGAGGCGAGGGACGAGATGGTGGCGCGGGCGTTCCCGGTGATGAGCAAGCTGTTTCAgcgatgcgccgccgctccgaCGCAGGCCGTGGCCTCCACCGGTGTGCTGCTTCTT ACTATTCTGCAATTCTTCCTGGACTTTGGAGAGGCAGTCTTGCATGATGCTGATGGTAGTTTGAAAACCTTCTTCCGCTCTTGCTTAAGTAG AGAGTTTGCGGATCCTATTGTTGCAGAGCGCACCCTTGAATTCCTTGTAGCAAACAAGACAAAGATCCTTAGTTCTTTTCCCACCTTGATTCCACAG TTTTATCCATTGCTGTTGAAGCTAATTGCATCAAATGGTGAGAG ACTGGAAAAGAAGTTTTTGGAAGTACTTCCATTAATGATGTCAGCAGGATCTTTTCTTCCGCTCTTCCTGTCCCTTATGGATCTGCCAA TGTTGGTGGTGGCACTGGAGAAGGTGGAAAGAAGTTCCGGAACTCTTATTGGTAGTAGTATAGCTACAATCCAGAAGAGCGCTGCTCCTGAG ATGCTTCTTGCACTGATGGATGAGGCATACACTGGTTCTGCAATAGAAGATTCTAGGGGTAATTCAGGTTCTGATGATAGTAGTCCCCTAGACCTTGCTGACCCAATGTTCCTAGACCTTCTAAAAGATGAGAATGATGGTATTGCC GCAAAACATTGGATATCTCCTACAATATCTTCGACATTACAAGTGGCAGTTAACAGTCCACAATCGGACAGATTAAAACAGTCACTGGAAATGGCACCTCGCTTTCTTTCTTTGTATTTTGCAATTGCATTACGGGACGTTAATGACT CGCTGTTGTGTGCTCTTATTCCAGTAGTTATGTCAAGATATGCTGCAATGTTCCCAGACAAGGTTTTCTCATTCGAG GTCAGGAAAAGACTGTTGGATTTCATATTGGCTGCCTTCCAGCGGTCTCCTGACATCATTGCAGTACTAAAG AAGCCTATTACTGACAGACTTGGTGAAGCTCATGATAATCCTGCAAAG ACAGAATTAGCATTGCACTTATGCTGGGCCATTGGTGAGCATGGAGCTGGAGGTATAAATTGCAAAGATGTAGCTCGTGAATTATTTGAAAATTTGGAATTGTTATTGTATGAAAACCTGGCAACTAG TCGTTTGGGATTAAGCCAGGAACCAGGATTTGATTCGATGGGTGCATCTTCTAGAAAGTCATCCCAAGCTAGGCTCCTCTGCTTTGTGGTGACCGCCATTGCAAAACTAGCAACATGCCACAGTGAGTTGCTTCCAAGAGCACGCGTATCATTGGCTAAG GTTGCTCGTTCCCGAACATCAGACAGGAGAGTCTGGCAACGTGCCTGTGACTATTTAGGGCTAATAAATGAACCAGCCATCTGTTTATCTGTACTGGGACCGTCCACTGCGCAAGGAAACGGTCCTGGTATTGTTGACTGGTGCGAAGGAGGAACAACGATGGTAGCTCATGTTCCCTTTTACCTTTTGGCGGAGCAAAAAG GTCCACCATTTCATGATTTTTCATTTGCGGACCTTCTCCCAGCAGAATGA
- the LOC112899303 gene encoding homeobox-leucine zipper protein ROC2: MMIPARHMPSMIGRSGAAAAYGSSSALSLGQPNLLDNHPQLQQALQQQHLLDQIPATTAESGDNMMRGGRGSDLLGDEFESKSGSENADGVSVDDQDPNQPPSKKKRYHRHTQHQIQEMEAFFKECPHPDDKQRKELSRELGLEPLQVKFWFQNKRTQMKNQHERQENSQLRAENEKLRAENMRYKEALSSASCPNCGGPAALGEMSFDEHHLRIENARLHEEIDRISAIAAKYVGKPMVSFPVLSSPLAAARASPLDIGVGAAAAYGGATDIFGGVVAAGAAGELLRGAAQSDADKPMIVELAVAAMEELVRMAQLDEPLWNAPGIDGSSETLNEEEYSRMFSRGLGPKQYGLKSEASRDSSVVIMTHANLVEILMDVNQYATVFSSIVSRAVTLEVLSTGVAGNYNGALQVMSVEFQVPSPLVPTRESYFVRYCKQNADGTWAVVDVSLDSLRPGSVLKCRRRPSGCLIQEMPNGYSKVTWVEHVEVDDRSVHNIYKLLVNSGLAFGARRWVGTLDRQCERLASVMASNIPTSDIGVITSSEGRKSMLKLAERMVMSFCGGVTASAAHQWTTLSGSGAEDVRVMTRKSVDDPGRPPGIVLNAATSFWLPVPPKRVFDFLRDESSRSEWDILSNGGIVQEMAHIANGRDHGNCVSLLRVNSTNSNQSNMLILQESCTDSSGSYVIYAPVDVVAMNVVLNGGDPDYVALLPSGFAILPDGPARGNMQGEGGVGSGGSLLTVAFQILVDSVPTAKLSLGSVATVNSLIACTVERIKAAVSGESNPQ; the protein is encoded by the exons ATGATGATCCCGGCGAGGCACATGCCGTCGATGATCGGccggagcggcgcggcggcggcgtacgGGTCCTCGTCGGCACTGTCACTCGGTCAG CCAAACCTGCTGGACAACCACCCGCAACTCCAGCAggcgctgcagcagcagcatctgCTGGACCAGATCCCGGCGACGACGGCGGAGAGCGGCGACAACATGatgcgcggcggccggggctcCGACCTGCTGGGGGACGAGTTCGAGAGCAAGTCCGGCAGCGAGAACGCGGACGGCGTCTCCGTGGACGACCAGGACCCCAACCAGCCGCCCAGCAAGAAGAAGCGCTACCACCGCCACACCCAGCACCAGATCCAGGAGATGGAAGC CTTCTTCAAGGAATGCCCGCACCCGGACGACAAGCAGCGCAAGGAGCTGAGCCGGGAGCTCGGGCTGGAGCCGCTCCAGGTCAAGTTCTGGTTCCAGAACAAGCGCACGCAAATGAAG AACCAGCACGAGCGGCAGGAGAACTCGCAGCTGCGTGCGGAGAACGAGAAGCTCCGGGCCGAGAACATGCGGTACAAGGAGGCCCTGAGCAGCGCGTCCTGCCCCAACTGCGGCGGCCCCGCTGCGCTCGGGGAGATGTCCTTCGACGAGCACCACCTCCGCATCGAGAACGCGCGGCTCCACGAGGAGATCGACAGGATCTCGGCCATCGCCGCCAAGTACGTGGGCAAGCCCATGGTGTCCTTTCCTGTGCTCTCCAGCCCGTTGGCTGCCGCACGCGCGTCGCCTCTGGACATCGGtgtgggcgccgccgccgcgtacgGCGGCGCTACTGACATCTTCGGTGGTGTCGTCGCTGCTGGTGCCGCCGGGGAGCTGCTGAGGGGCGCTGCGCAGTCGGACGCCGATAAGCCCATGATCGTGGAGCTGGCTGTGGCGGCCATGGAGGAGCTGGTCCGGATGGCGCAGCTGGATGAGCCACTTTGGAACGCGCCGGGGATCGATGGATCGAGCGAGACGCTGAACGAGGAGGAGTATTCGCGCATGTTCTCCCGCGGGCTCGGACCCAAGCAGTACGGCCTCAAGTCGGAGGCCTCCCGCGATAGCAGTGTGGTGATCATGACACATGCCAACCTTGTTGAGATCCTCATGGACGTG AATCAATATGCAACTGTGTTCTCGAGCATCGTGTCAAGAGCGGTGACGCTGGAGGTGCTGTCCACCGGCGTGGCGGGGAACTACAACGGCGCATTGCAAGTG ATGTCAGTGGAATTTCAGGTGCCTTCGCCACTGGTGCCGACAAGGGAGAGCTACTTCGTGAGGTACTGCAAGCAGAACGCTGACGGGACATGGGCCGTCGTCGATGTCTCATTGGACAGCCTGCGCCCCGGATCTGTCCTCaagtgccggcgccggccgtCTGGTTGCCTGATCCAGGAAATGCCCAATGGCTACTCAAAG GTGACATGGGTGGAGCACGTCGAGGTGGACGACAGGTCGGTGCACAACATCTACAAGCTGCTGGTGAACTCGGGCCTTGCCTTCGGTGCACGCCGATGGGTCGGGACGCTGGATCGCCAATGCGAGCGCCTTGCCAGCGTCATGGCCAGCAACATCCCGACCAGCGACATTGGTG TGATCACGAGCAgtgaggggaggaagagcaTGCTGAAACTGGCTGAGAGGATGGTGATGAGCTTCTGTGGCGGCGTGACGGCCTCCGCGGCGCACCAGTGGACGACGCTGTCTGGCAGCGGGGCTGAGGATGTCCGTGTCATGACCAGGAAGAGCGTCGACGACCCGGGCAGGCCACCAGGCATCGTTCTCAATGCCGCCACTTCATTTTGGCTCCCTGTCCCGCCCAAGCGTGTCTTTGATTTCCTCCGCGATGAGAGCTCCCGTAGCGAG TGGGACATCCTCTCCAATGGTGGCATTGTTCAAGAAATGGCTCACATTGCCAATGGCCGGGATCACGGCAACTGTGTCTCGCTTCTTCGTGTCAAT AGCACGAACTCGAACCAAAGCAACATGCTGATCCTGCAAGAGAGCTGCACCGACTCGTCGGGCTCCTATGTCATCTATGCCCCGGTGGACGTCGTGGCCATGAATGTTGTCCTCAACGGCGGCGATCCCGACTATGTGGCACTCCTGCCATCGGGCTTCGCCATCCTACCCGATGGTCCAGCCAGGGGAAACATGCAAGGCGAAGGTGGCGTCGGCTCAGGTGGGTCGCTCCTGACAGTGGCGTTCCAGATACTAGTGGACTCTGTGCCCACAGCCAAGCTCTCGCTGGGGTCAGTGGCAACGGTGAACAGCCTCATTGCCTGCACCGTGGAGCGCATCAAGGCCGCGGTCTCCGGCGAGAGCAATCCCCAGTAG